A segment of the Peptoclostridium acidaminophilum DSM 3953 genome:
AGATATGATTACAAATTCCGGTTGTGCCTTGAGGCTTTTTATCTTATAGCTATCTGGCGCTTCACCTCTGGTCACTATTTCTACAGGAACCTTTTTCTCCGCCTTGATTCCCAGGCTCACATATGCAGTCTTGTTGCTAAGCTGCACATGCTCAACCTCCTTGCCCTGGCTGTCCACCGGCACAAGTGAGTATTTCGAGCTGAAATTGCTCTTCTTGTCTTTTATGTCGACCTTGCAGACTACGCGCACGACCTTTGATACAAGTGATTTTGGCCCCTCTATAAAAGTATACTCCGGGTCTATTTGCATATCCGAAACCACAACTCCAGCTTCGGCGCTCTTGTCTATGATTATCTCAATATTTTTCTTCTGGACGCTTAGCTCTTCCATTTCCACGACAAGCTTGTCGGGGATTATAGTTGCCGTGACACCGCTTGGCACCTGGGCAGTGATTTCAACCACATTTTTGCCCGCATGCGGATTTTTCACATAGCCCGCAAGATAGAGATCCTCTTTTTCTATGTCCTTTAGTATGGACCTTCTGCCCCTTACGGTGAGCTTCACATCAAGGCTGCTCTCCGGCGAAATTATAAGCTCCTGATTTTTAATGTCCTGCGCATTTGATATAGCCGGCACAATGCTCGAAAAATCCCGAGTAATAATAGGATCAACCTCCGCCATGACATAAACCCACATCAAAAATGCGAAAGCCAGTGAAATAAGCTTTATCTTCGTATTTCTTCGCAACAAATCCATCATTACAAGGACCTTCCTTTGTTCAGAATCTTTTCTATTCCAGATTCTCCTTTTTTGAATATTTTTTTCGCTTCCCCCTCAGGCTTCAAATCTTTTTCCAGAAGCTCAACAAGCTGCTCCATATTAAGGTTTCTTCTGAGCTTGCCTTCCCGGGCAACCGAGACGGCTCCGTTTTCTTCAGATACAATTACAGCTATGGCATCCGACATCTCGCTTATGCCCATTCCCGCCCTGTGCCTCGTTCCCAGCTCCTTGCTTATATTCTTATTGTCAGAAAGCGGCAAAAAGCACCCTGCTGCTGTTATTCTGCTCCCTCTTATTACAAGCGCACCATCATGAAGCGGCGTATTTGGTATGAATATGTTTATAAGCAGCTGCCTTGTAATTACAGAGTCTATTCTTGTTCCGGTCTGTATTATCTCGTTAAGCCCAGTCTCCCTTTCCATTACAATAAGAGCCCCTATCTTCTGCCTTGAGAGCGAAAATGCCGCCTCCCCTATTTCTTCTATTGCCGCGCTCACGTCCTGTTCGTTTTCAAGTCCCATAAACGACTTGTCTATGAACTTTGTTCTTCCTATGTATTCAAGCGCGCGCCTGAGCTCGGGCTGGAATACTATAAGCAGGGCTATAACTCCAACAGTCATTGTGTTCTTTAATATCCAGCTGAGCACATGCAGCTGCAGCAGCTCGCTTAGCTTAGTTGCAACCACAAGCACAAGTATGCCTTTTATAAGCTGCTC
Coding sequences within it:
- the cdaA gene encoding diadenylate cyclase CdaA; the protein is MNIGFLDVLDILIVAYISYRLYMLIKETRAEQLIKGILVLVVATKLSELLQLHVLSWILKNTMTVGVIALLIVFQPELRRALEYIGRTKFIDKSFMGLENEQDVSAAIEEIGEAAFSLSRQKIGALIVMERETGLNEIIQTGTRIDSVITRQLLINIFIPNTPLHDGALVIRGSRITAAGCFLPLSDNKNISKELGTRHRAGMGISEMSDAIAVIVSEENGAVSVAREGKLRRNLNMEQLVELLEKDLKPEGEAKKIFKKGESGIEKILNKGRSL
- a CDS encoding CdaR family protein; this translates as MMDLLRRNTKIKLISLAFAFLMWVYVMAEVDPIITRDFSSIVPAISNAQDIKNQELIISPESSLDVKLTVRGRRSILKDIEKEDLYLAGYVKNPHAGKNVVEITAQVPSGVTATIIPDKLVVEMEELSVQKKNIEIIIDKSAEAGVVVSDMQIDPEYTFIEGPKSLVSKVVRVVCKVDIKDKKSNFSSKYSLVPVDSQGKEVEHVQLSNKTAYVSLGIKAEKKVPVEIVTRGEAPDSYKIKSLKAQPEFVIISGDSGDIDKIQKISTKPISISDAYLDKNIEVELMLPENVSSDVQKIKVEIDVSKVIVENLYISKERISFLNNIQNLDISKNNIPEKVKVKVLYLEEYKKNFKQEDIKLSIDLQDYNPKLAKAEIKASAPEGVEILEIEPKNAILGSELTFRNPDIAFFSFSIYHVSISKNQQSNSHGF